CCGTCCGTCGGCTCCATCGCGATGCCGAACTTCACCCTCTTCAGCTCCGGGCGCGTGTCGAACAGCGGCCCCAGTCCGCTCTCCAGGTAGGGGCCCTCCTCGCGCTCGTAGAGCACCACCACCAGGTTCACCGGCAGCTCGGCGCGCGGCAGATCCTCCGCCAGCGCCATCATCACCGCCAGCCCGCCCTTCATGTCCGAGGAGCCCAGGCCGAAGACGCGCTCGCCTTCGATGCGAGGCTCCCGGTCGTTCGGGTGCGCGGGCACCGTGTCCAGGTGCCCCACCAGCGCCACCGTGGGCCTCGGGTCCTGGAGGCTCCCCAGCACCAGCGAGTGCCCCAGCCGGAACACCTCGCGCTGCGGGAAGTGCGCATGGGCCCAGCGCTCCACGTGGTCGGCGAGGGCACGCTCCTCACCGATGGGACTCGGGATGCGGCACAGGGCCAGCGTGGAGTGCGCGAGGCGGGTAGCGAGTTCGCTCATGACGTTGCCTTCGGAGCGGGAACGAGGCCGTAGAGGGTGGTGACTTCGCGGGAGCGCGCCGCGTGGAGCGGATCCGACTTGTCCTTCGCCTTCGAGTGGCGCGCCGCGGCCGAGCGCTTCCACTTCACCGCGAGCCCGCACCGCGCGAGCTCCTGGTCGAGCCAGTCCGCGGCACGCAGCTCGAGCAGCACCGCGAGGTCGGAGAGCAGCAGCAGCCCCTCCCCTCCCGGGTTGAGGTGCCCGGCCAGTCCTTCCAGGAAGCCGCGCAGGAAGCGGTTCTCCTCGTCGAACACCGCGCGGTCCACGCGGTTCTTGGGCGGCTCGGGAATCCACGGAGGATTGCTCACGATGAGGTCCGCCTTGCCGGGAGGAAAGAGGTCGCCTTCCATGACCTCGAAGCGCTTGGACAGGCCCAGCCGCTCGGCGTTCTCCCGGGCACAGGCCACCGCGCGCGAGTCGATGTCCGTCGCCGTCACGGAGGCCGCCCCCCGCTGGAGGAGCAGGAAGGAGAGCACGCCGGTGCCCGTGCCCACGTCGAACACCTTCTTGCCGCGCACGTCGGTGACATGTTGGAGCAGCTCGACGTAGTCGGTGCGCGTGGGCAGGTAGACGCCGTAGTGGGGATGGAGCTTGCCCTGGAGCCCGGGCACGTCCAGGCCCTTGCGCCGCCACTCCGCGGCGCCGAGCATGCCGAGCAGCGTCTTGAGGGAGACCACCGTCCTGTCCGCGTCGGGCTCGCCCCACACCTGGCGGCAGGCCTCGGCGACCTCGGGCGCGCGCTTCAGCTCCAACTGGTAGGAGCGGTCGAGCGCCACGACGATGCGCGAGAGCGTCTCGTGCTCCAGCTGACGCGTGCGGCGCTCGGCGCGGAAGGCCTCCACGGGCGAGCGCGCCGCACGAGGCGGAGGCAGACGGCGGCCCATGGCGCCGAGCAGCTGCTTCGCGTTGTGGAAGTCCCCGGTGTAGAGCAGGTGCTCTCCCCGCCGGACCCGCTTCAGGGCGGCATCCGCGGTGAGCCGGTCATCGACGGGGGAGAGCCGCGAGGGTGCGGGCTCGCCGCTCTCCGAGCGCCAGGTGAATGAATCCATGCGCGAGGCCTACACCGACACGGCGAAATCGCGCAGCGCCGCGTTGAGGCTCGTCTTCTTGTCGGTGCTCTCCTTGCGCTGCCCGATGATGAGCGCGCAGGGCGTCATGTAGCGGCCGGCGGGGAACTGCTTCTCCTTCATGCCCGGAATCACCACGCTGCGCGCCGGCACGCGGCCCTTGTAGACCTTCTCCTCGGGGCCGGTGACGTCGATGATGGGCGTGGAGGCCGTCAGCACCACGTTGGCGCCGAGCACCGCCTCCTCCTCCACCACCACGCCCTCCACCACGATGCAGCGGCTGCCGATGAAGGCCCTGTCCTCGATGATGACCGGCGAGGCGGTAGGCGGCTCGAGCACCCCGCCCAGGCCCACGCCACCGGACAGGTGCACGTCGCGGCCCACCTGGGCGCAGCTGCCCACCGTGGCCCACGTGTCCACCATCGTCCCCGCCCCCACCCGCGCCCCGATGTTCACGTAGCCGGGCATCACCACCGCGCCGCGCTCCACGAAGGCCCCGTAGCGCACCACGCCCGGCGGCACCACCCGCACGCCCGCCGCCTCCAGCCCCTTCTTCAACGGAATCTTGTCGAAGAACTCGAAGGGCTCCACCTCCATCACCTTCATCTCCGAGAGGGCGAAGAACAGGAGGATGGCCTCCTTCACCCAGGCATTCACCTTCCAGCCCTCGGGCCCCTTCTCCGCGACCCGCACCTCACCCGCGTCCAGCAGCGCCAGCGTCTCGCGCACCGCCGCGGCATGGTCGGCATCCTTCAGCTTCGTCCGGTCCGCGAAAGCCGCGGACACCCTCTGCGACAGATTCTCGATGGGGGACATGGCCGCTCCTTCAAGCACGAAACGCCACCCGGCGCATCATCCTCATGCGGTCACGTGCCGCGCCGCCTCCAGCGCCGTGGCCGGCGGTTCCGCCAGCGGATACGTGGCCGTGACGAGCTCCGTGTGCTTGCGCCCCGCCTCGGGCTCCAGCACCTCGCGCTCCCGTCCCGCCACGTGCACGCCCTTGCCCGACACCCGCTCCACCCGCGCCAGGGGCACCGCCCACAGCTTGCGCGAGAAGCGCTGGCGCACGAACAGCACCGTCTGCCCCACGCAGTCCACCCGACCCAGGACCTTCCCGTTCAGGTCGAACACCTTCATCCAGTGCTGGATGGACTTGCGCTGGAAAGGGGACTCCCACCACGCCTCGGCCATGGCCTCACCTCCACGTGCTGAAGGTGAGGCCCGGGTCACCCTCCGGGGAGCACGGCGCCGGGTGCCGAGCCCCCGGCCGCCTGCCCGGGGCTCATGAGCCCGCTTGGGGCCCGCCCACCACCTTGGAGACCGCCGCGACGATCTCCTGCTCGGTGGGGAAGGCGACCGACTCCTTCTTCACCACGGGGGTGCCATCCACATCCACGATGAAGCTGCCGGAGGGACCCACCTTCAGCTCCGCGTCCAGGTTCAACTCCTTCTTCAATGCGGCCGCCGCACGGACGGCCCGAGGCCTGTAGCCTCAAGCACCGCAAAACGTGATGGTGATACGGGATGCCATGGCGAGCCTCCGGTTCATGGGGCGCGAGAAGTGCGCCTCCCTGGGGTGTATCCATTGAAATAACGGGCCACGAGGAGCGTGCAAGCAGGCAATCAGATGATGCCCTTCTTGAGCTTCTCCGGATCGATGAATTCCACCCGCAGGTGTGCGGGGCTCAAATGGTCGAAGTCCTTGTCTGTCGTGAGCAGGACAGCCGACTGCACGTGCGCCACAGCTGCAATCCAGACGTCGTTCTTTCCCATCGAATGGCCTGATTGGCGGCTCAGCTGGTCGAGCCTCGCATACGCGCCAATCACCAGGGAGGACGAGATGTCCACCGTGGGAAGCTGCGCCAGCAGCGAATCGAGCCCCAGCTGTTGCTCGGGCCCCCAGCCGAACTGGAACGCCAGCGATTTGAGCTCGCCCTTGACGACCACGGGGACGAGCGCGCGAGGACGACGCGCACCGATCGCGTACTCCTGTTCGATCAACGCTCCAGCGGCTCCCTTCTTGCGCAGCAGATGAACCAGCACGTTCGTGTCGAGAACGAGCTGCTCCCCAGGCAACCTCACGACAACTCCTCCAGGGCCTGGAAGAGGGTGTCGTCCGTCTCTTCACCCGGCCAGCTCCCGAGGAGGCTCTGCCACTCTGGAGCATTCTGGTGCACCACCCCCTGGGAAGGGCCCGCCTCCCCATGGGGCAGGCGCGCCCACAAGGTGTCGCTGGCCACCGAGGAAGCGGCGTGATCCACCTCGATACGCAGTGCATCGCCCGAGGGCCTGAAGGTCACGAGTCCCTCGACCACGACCCGCGCGCCCAGGAGTGTCTTCAAGGTCTCCAAGGTCGCGCCCACCGCGAGCCCTCGGAGCACCTTGCCGTCATCGAGCCTCAACATCAGCGCCCTGGTGCTCACCGTGAGCGCATCCAGCACTCCCGACACCCGGTCCACGCGAGGTGCGGGAGTGTCCCTGGCGAGTGCCAGGATGCGCTGCGAGCTCACGGAATCGATCATGACCATCCGCCGGCCCGTACTCTCACGGATACGGAGACTGGCCACCCCTCGGTTGGAGAGAGCATGAGTCCGGGCAAGCACCTCCAGCACTCCGGTATCGAGCAACTCGCTGCCCCGATGCCCGTCCACCGCATCGCTCGCCGCCTCCAGGAAGGCATCGAAGGCCGTCGCATCGGGGGCGAGGATCCTCTGCTGCGAGAAGACCTCGGGAGCAACCGCGTGGAGCTCCGGGGCTGAAACGGAAAGGGAGAGCGAGCCCCGCTCGTAGCGGCCCACACGAAGATCCGCCGCGGATGCCAACCAGGAGGGCATTCCACGAGCCACACTCCGCCCCTCCACGGCGAGCCGGGTGGCCCGCTGTGCCCCTTCCACGAGCAGGTCGCAGAGGTCCCTCAGCAGGCTCAACGGCATGTCGAGGGCGTCTACCCCCTCCAGTTGCACTTCGTAGGTCCGTCTCTGCCTCGCCGCCATCAGGCCTCCCACGCACCCTCCATCCTGTCCCATATCAACAGCCCTTCATGCAGCCAACGACCTGCCAGGCAGGACGCATTCCAGGAGAGGATTGACGCCTGGACACATTGGAGCCATGCAACCGTCCATGGCTCCCCACCGCCCGAACCTCGCCGCCGCCTACGACTCCGAGCACTTCCGCCGCCTCGGGCACCAACTGGTGGACCAGCTCGCCGACCACCTCGCCCGCACCACCCGCCGCGAGGGCCCCGTGCTCCCCTGGGCCCCGCCCGCCACCAGCGTCGAACGCTTCCCCGCGGACTTCCCCGAGGAGCCCACGGGCGACGCCTCCGCCCTGCTCGCCCGCGTCATCGAGGGCTCGCACCACCTGCACCACCCGCGCTACGTGGGCCACCAGGTGTCCGCGCCCCTGCCGCTGGCGGCCCTGTGCGACTTCGTCTCCTCGCTGCTCAACAACGGCATGGCCGTCTACGAGATGGGGCCCGTCTCCACCGCCATGGAGCACAACGTGCTGCGCTGGATGGCCGGGGTGCTCGGCCTGCCCGAGGGCTCCGGCGGGGTGCTCACCTCGGGTGGCTCCGCCGGCAACCTCACCGCCCTGCTCGCCGCGCGCCAGGCCAGGGCCGGCTTCGATGCGTGGAATGGGGGCCCCACCGCCGGGCCGCCCCTCACCGTGCTCGTCCCCGAGTCCACCCACTACTGCGTCACCCGCTCCGTGCGGATGATGGGCTGGGGCGCCGAGGGCGTCACCCCCGTCCCCGTGGACGCGCACTACCGGCTGCGCCCCGAGGCCCTCGAGGAGACCCTCGCCGCCGCGAAGCGCGCCGGACGCCGCCCCATCGCCGTGGTGGCCAGCGCCGGCTCCACCGCCACGGGCGCCTTTGATCCCCTCGAGGCCGTGGCCGACTTCTGCGCGAAGCACGGCCTGTGGTTCCACGTGGATGGAGCCCACGGCGCCTCGGCCGCGCTCAGCCCCCGCTACCGCCACCAGGTGAAGGGAATCGAGCGCGCCGACTCGGTGGTGTGGGACGCGCACAAGCTGATGATGATGCCGGCGCTCATCACCGCCGTGCTCTTCCGCGAGGGCCATCGCTCCTTCGAGGCCTTCGCCCAGGAGGCCTCCTACCTCTTCACCGGCCAGGACACGCGGCGCTGGAGCGACGTGGCGCTGCGCACCCTCGAGTGCACCAAGGAGATGATGGCCCTCAAGCTGTACACCTGCCTCCACACCCTGGGCACGAAGCTCTTCGCGGACTCCGTCACCGACACCTTCGACCTGTCCCGCCGCTTCGCCCAGCGCCTCCAGTCCTCCGGCGACTTCGAGCTGGCCGTCCCTCCCGACTGCAACATCGTCTGCTTCCGCCACACGCCCCAGGGCGTCCCCGCTTCCGAGCTCGACGCGCTCCAGGTACGCCTGCGCGAGTCGCTCGTCACCCGCGGCGACTTCTACCTGGTGCAGACGACGCTCGGCGGGCGCGTGTGGCTGCGCATCACCGTCATCAACCCGCTCACCACCGACGCGGACCTCGAGGCCCTCCTCGATGCCCTGCGCCGGGCCGTCTGAGCCCTCGGGTCACGAAACCGTGAAGAACAGGCAAAACGGATTTTTACGCTGGACCCGACTTCACGGGAAATAGTAGGAGCCTCGACGAAGCTCCCCCCACCGGCCGCCCCCGGCCGTCTTCGCGAGGCATCCCCCCATGAAGTCCAGCTCCTCTCTCAAGTCCCTCCTCGGCGGT
The sequence above is drawn from the Archangium gephyra genome and encodes:
- a CDS encoding type II toxin-antitoxin system VapC family toxin, with translation MRLPGEQLVLDTNVLVHLLRKKGAAGALIEQEYAIGARRPRALVPVVVKGELKSLAFQFGWGPEQQLGLDSLLAQLPTVDISSSLVIGAYARLDQLSRQSGHSMGKNDVWIAAVAHVQSAVLLTTDKDFDHLSPAHLRVEFIDPEKLKKGII
- a CDS encoding pyridoxal phosphate-dependent decarboxylase family protein, with product MAPHRPNLAAAYDSEHFRRLGHQLVDQLADHLARTTRREGPVLPWAPPATSVERFPADFPEEPTGDASALLARVIEGSHHLHHPRYVGHQVSAPLPLAALCDFVSSLLNNGMAVYEMGPVSTAMEHNVLRWMAGVLGLPEGSGGVLTSGGSAGNLTALLAARQARAGFDAWNGGPTAGPPLTVLVPESTHYCVTRSVRMMGWGAEGVTPVPVDAHYRLRPEALEETLAAAKRAGRRPIAVVASAGSTATGAFDPLEAVADFCAKHGLWFHVDGAHGASAALSPRYRHQVKGIERADSVVWDAHKLMMMPALITAVLFREGHRSFEAFAQEASYLFTGQDTRRWSDVALRTLECTKEMMALKLYTCLHTLGTKLFADSVTDTFDLSRRFAQRLQSSGDFELAVPPDCNIVCFRHTPQGVPASELDALQVRLRESLVTRGDFYLVQTTLGGRVWLRITVINPLTTDADLEALLDALRRAV
- a CDS encoding 2,3,4,5-tetrahydropyridine-2,6-dicarboxylate N-succinyltransferase, with amino-acid sequence MSPIENLSQRVSAAFADRTKLKDADHAAAVRETLALLDAGEVRVAEKGPEGWKVNAWVKEAILLFFALSEMKVMEVEPFEFFDKIPLKKGLEAAGVRVVPPGVVRYGAFVERGAVVMPGYVNIGARVGAGTMVDTWATVGSCAQVGRDVHLSGGVGLGGVLEPPTASPVIIEDRAFIGSRCIVVEGVVVEEEAVLGANVVLTASTPIIDVTGPEEKVYKGRVPARSVVIPGMKEKQFPAGRYMTPCALIIGQRKESTDKKTSLNAALRDFAVSV
- a CDS encoding methyltransferase, whose amino-acid sequence is MDSFTWRSESGEPAPSRLSPVDDRLTADAALKRVRRGEHLLYTGDFHNAKQLLGAMGRRLPPPRAARSPVEAFRAERRTRQLEHETLSRIVVALDRSYQLELKRAPEVAEACRQVWGEPDADRTVVSLKTLLGMLGAAEWRRKGLDVPGLQGKLHPHYGVYLPTRTDYVELLQHVTDVRGKKVFDVGTGTGVLSFLLLQRGAASVTATDIDSRAVACARENAERLGLSKRFEVMEGDLFPPGKADLIVSNPPWIPEPPKNRVDRAVFDEENRFLRGFLEGLAGHLNPGGEGLLLLSDLAVLLELRAADWLDQELARCGLAVKWKRSAAARHSKAKDKSDPLHAARSREVTTLYGLVPAPKATS
- a CDS encoding Rdx family protein yields the protein MKKELNLDAELKVGPSGSFIVDVDGTPVVKKESVAFPTEQEIVAAVSKVVGGPQAGS